A genomic region of Caenorhabditis elegans chromosome V contains the following coding sequences:
- the odr-3 gene encoding Guanine nucleotide-binding protein alpha-17 subunit (Confirmed by transcript evidence), translated as MGSCQSNENSEGNARNKEIEKQLNADKRAGSSIVKLLLLGAGECGKSTVLKQMQILHSNGFTEEEVNEKRAIVYNNTVSAMCTILRAMDGVLHLPLENGQKEAEKAIVMKVQENGEEGEALTEEVSKAIQSLWADPGVKKAFEMRSEYQLPDSAKYFLDNCQRISEPGYRPNDQDILYSRVATTGVVEVKFKIKELDFRVFDVGGQRSERRKWIHCFDNVESIIFITAISEYDQVLFEDETTNRMIESMQLFNSICNSTWFLSTAMILFMNKKDLFMEKIQRVNITTAFPDYEGGQNYEEAVSFIKQKFAELNLNPDKKTIYMHETCATDTNQVQLVISSVIDTIIQKNLQKAGMM; from the exons ATGGGCTCATGCCAGAGCAATGAAAATTCGGAAGGTAACGCGAGGaacaaagaaattgaaaaacaattgaatgcGGATAAGCGAGCTGGAAGTAGTATTGTTAAGCTTTTGCTACTTGGAGCAGGAGAATGTGGAAAATCTACAGTTCTGAAACAGATGCA AATTCTTCATAGCAACGGATTCACAGAAGAAGAAGTAAATGAAAAACGAGCAATTGTTTACAATAATACTGTTTCTGCAATGTGCACAATTTTAAGAGCAATGGACGGAGTTCTGCATTTACCGTtggaaaatggacaaaaaGAAGCAGAAAAGGCAATAGTTATGAAAGTACAGGAAAAtggagaagaaggagaagcaCTGACAGAAGAAGTTTCGAAAGCAATTCAATCGTTATGGGCAGATCCTGGCGTGAAGAAAGCATTTGAAATGCGTAGCGAATATCAACTTCCAGATTCTGCTAAATA ttttctggaTAATTGTCAGCGTATATCTGAACCTGGGTATCGGCCAAACGATCAAGATATTCTTTATTCTCGAGTGGCAACAACTGGTGTCGTAGAAGTTAAATTTAAGATCAAGGAGCTTGACTTCCG TGTATTTGATGTGGGAGGTCAACGATCTGAAAGACGAAAGTGGATCCATTGCTTTGATAATGTCGAATCTATTATTTTCATTACTGCTATTTCCGAATATGATCAAGTTCTTTTCGAAGATGAAACGACG aaccgAATGATCGAGTCCATGCagcttttcaattcaatttgtaATTCAACTTGGTTCCTTTCAACAGCAATGATTctttttatgaataaaaaagatttatttATGGAAAAGATTCAACGAGTCAATATTACGACTGCATTCCCAGATTATGAAGGTGGTCAAAACTATGAGGAGGCCGTCTCGTTCATCAAGCAGAAATTTGCTGAATTGAACTTGAATCCTGATAAAAAGACAATTTATATGCATGAAACTTGCGCTACAGACACTAATCAG gtaCAACTTGTCATTTCGAGTGTTATTGATACAATTATTCAGAAGAATTTACAAAAAGCAGGAATGatgtaa
- the C34D1.4 gene encoding Alpha/beta hydrolase (Confirmed by transcript evidence), translating into MSLASSSSTNTTNGTSSNRDALSSSPSSSSSPSPSSSCLIKCFLMERHYRHLIFSLSLHTLIYLLLHMCFSPRDLAQAYLADVIVLLLAAFGTARNLPILIFPSVIVKFICFSLCAGVAMLSLSETSINMKTKEARMEFRRQRNYPEVVNIAFEDHPTVCIWIHAMAVIVALDLNIGLKAFYSSFDCMKKPVVEEEKPPSYTVCMTNSSQTTLPPTYEEALEARKKMQAQAFPTRKNQRNSGIFVV; encoded by the exons ATGTCTTTGGCATCGTCGTCGTCCACAAACACAACAAATGGAACGTCATCTAATCGAGATGCCCTTTCATCATCtccttcgtcttcttcttcgccTTCTCCGTCCTCTTCGTGTCTCATCAAGTGCTTCCTTATGGAACGG catTACCGTCACCTGATTTTTTCCTTATCACTTCATACGCTCATCTACCTTCTTCTACATATGTGTTTTTCCCCTCGTGATCTTGCTCAAGCTTACCTCGCTGATGTTATCGTTCTCCTTTTGGCTGCTTTTGGTACTGCGCGTAATCTACCCATTCTCATCTTTCCCAGTGTTATAGTCAAG TTCATATGTTTCTCACTTTGTGCTGGTGTAGCCATGTTGTCTCTAAGCGAGACGAGTATCAATATGAAAACAAAAGAAGCACGGATGGAGTTCAGACGACAAAGAAATTATCCTGAAGTTGTAAATATTGCATTTGAAGATCATCCGACAGTTTGCATTTGGATTCACGCAATGGCTGTAATTGTTGCATTAGATTTGAATATCGGATTGAAAGCTTTTTATAGCTCTTTCGATTGCATGAAGAAACCAGTTGTCGAAGAGGAG aaacctcCATCATATACAGTTTGCATGACAAATTCCTCACAAACTACCTTACCACCAACTTACGAAGAAGCACTGGAAGCTCGAAAGAAAATGCAAGCTCAAGCTTTTCCAACAAGGAAGAATCAAcgaaattctggaatatttgTTGTTTAG
- the C34D1.4 gene encoding Alpha/beta hydrolase (Confirmed by transcript evidence) gives MSHYVIFVIVKTLAEKHYRHLIFSLSLHTLIYLLLHMCFSPRDLAQAYLADVIVLLLAAFGTARNLPILIFPSVIVKFICFSLCAGVAMLSLSETSINMKTKEARMEFRRQRNYPEVVNIAFEDHPTVCIWIHAMAVIVALDLNIGLKAFYSSFDCMKKPVVEEEKPPSYTVCMTNSSQTTLPPTYEEALEARKKMQAQAFPTRKNQRNSGIFVV, from the exons ATGTCTCACTATGTTATCTTTGTAATAGTTAAAACTTTAGCGGAAAAG catTACCGTCACCTGATTTTTTCCTTATCACTTCATACGCTCATCTACCTTCTTCTACATATGTGTTTTTCCCCTCGTGATCTTGCTCAAGCTTACCTCGCTGATGTTATCGTTCTCCTTTTGGCTGCTTTTGGTACTGCGCGTAATCTACCCATTCTCATCTTTCCCAGTGTTATAGTCAAG TTCATATGTTTCTCACTTTGTGCTGGTGTAGCCATGTTGTCTCTAAGCGAGACGAGTATCAATATGAAAACAAAAGAAGCACGGATGGAGTTCAGACGACAAAGAAATTATCCTGAAGTTGTAAATATTGCATTTGAAGATCATCCGACAGTTTGCATTTGGATTCACGCAATGGCTGTAATTGTTGCATTAGATTTGAATATCGGATTGAAAGCTTTTTATAGCTCTTTCGATTGCATGAAGAAACCAGTTGTCGAAGAGGAG aaacctcCATCATATACAGTTTGCATGACAAATTCCTCACAAACTACCTTACCACCAACTTACGAAGAAGCACTGGAAGCTCGAAAGAAAATGCAAGCTCAAGCTTTTCCAACAAGGAAGAATCAAcgaaattctggaatatttgTTGTTTAG
- the C34D1.4 gene encoding Alpha/beta hydrolase (Confirmed by transcript evidence) produces the protein MTNSSQTTLPPTYEEALEARKKMQAQAFPTRKNQRNSGIFVV, from the coding sequence ATGACAAATTCCTCACAAACTACCTTACCACCAACTTACGAAGAAGCACTGGAAGCTCGAAAGAAAATGCAAGCTCAAGCTTTTCCAACAAGGAAGAATCAAcgaaattctggaatatttgTTGTTTAG
- the zip-5 gene encoding BZIP domain-containing protein (Confirmed by transcript evidence), whose product MNCACGDPSCGYCQAARSQYMNTLYNFDDFIPVDPCNAPLTTILEENEDDYVRDENQNGDEDDEEDDDDYYVEDESSEIVMPQQTGISLNRLNDLQVSEDEKKRLRNTEAARRCREKIKRKTDDLETELTRLTARNEVMNQHRIRLLSQVEEQMRMLENIKSRNPELEAEIRYEAKKIVDTYTHQVETKRKAIQDYFDMTCNKLY is encoded by the exons atgaattgcGCATGTGGAGATCCATCTTGTGGTTACTGCCAAGCGGCTCGTTCCCAATATATGAACACTCTTTATAACTTTGATGACTTCATACCAGTCGATCCATGTAACGCACCACTAACTACAATTCtcgaagaaaatgaagatgatTACGTAAGAgacgaaaatcaaaatggtgacgaagatgatgaagaagacgaTGATGACTATTATGTCGAAGATGAATCTTCAGAAATAGTCATGCCGCAACAAACAGGGATCAGTTTGAATCGATTGAATGATTTGCAG gtatccgaagatgagaaaaaacgatTAAGAAACACTGAAGCAGCAAGACGGTGCCGAGAAAAGATCAAGAGAAAAACTGATGATTTAGAAACA GAATTGACAAGATTGACTGCTCGTAACGAAGTAATGAACCAACACCGTATTCGTCTTTTGTCACAG gtagAGGAACAAATGAGAATGTTGGAAAATATAAAGAGCCGAAACCCAGAACTTGAAGCCGAAATTAGATATGAAGCCAAGAAAATTGTGGACACGTACACACATCAAGTGGAGACAAAGAGAAAAGCTATTCAAGATTATTTTGATATGACATGCAATAAATTATATTGa
- the zip-5 gene encoding BZIP domain-containing protein (Partially confirmed by transcript evidence): MSDYCSNDASPFGDYDLPSDEPSPKYQKLNKNIFSPLSPTFELKFQSKLRVSGNSTSSTTSDDSDDESLHRSNQLKHLETLFKESILRTSFSRPGVSNTSCDEKLDLVSEDEKKRLRNTEAARRCREKIKRKTDDLETELTRLTARNEVMNQHRIRLLSQVEEQMRMLENIKSRNPELEAEIRYEAKKIVDTYTHQVETKRKAIQDYFDMTCNKLY; the protein is encoded by the exons ATGTCAGATTACTGTAGTAATGATGCATCACCATTTGGAGATTATGATTTACCATCCGATGAGCCTTctccaaaatatcaaaaactgaacaaaaatattttttcacctTTATCTCCaacttttgaattgaaatttcaatccaAACTTCGCGTAAGCGGAAATTCAACAAGTAGTACAACATCCGACGATTCCGATGATGAATCTTTGCATAGATCAAATCAACTTAAACATCTAGAAACTTTATTCAAAGAATCAATTTTACGTACATCATTTTCCCGACCTGGTGTTTCGAACACATCTTGTGATGAAAAATTAGACttg gtatccgaagatgagaaaaaacgatTAAGAAACACTGAAGCAGCAAGACGGTGCCGAGAAAAGATCAAGAGAAAAACTGATGATTTAGAAACA GAATTGACAAGATTGACTGCTCGTAACGAAGTAATGAACCAACACCGTATTCGTCTTTTGTCACAG gtagAGGAACAAATGAGAATGTTGGAAAATATAAAGAGCCGAAACCCAGAACTTGAAGCCGAAATTAGATATGAAGCCAAGAAAATTGTGGACACGTACACACATCAAGTGGAGACAAAGAGAAAAGCTATTCAAGATTATTTTGATATGACATGCAATAAATTATATTGa
- the zip-5 gene encoding BZIP domain-containing protein (Partially confirmed by transcript evidence), which produces MNQHRIRLLSQVEEQMRMLENIKSRNPELEAEIRYEAKKIVDTYTHQVETKRKAIQDYFDMTCNKLY; this is translated from the exons ATGAACCAACACCGTATTCGTCTTTTGTCACAG gtagAGGAACAAATGAGAATGTTGGAAAATATAAAGAGCCGAAACCCAGAACTTGAAGCCGAAATTAGATATGAAGCCAAGAAAATTGTGGACACGTACACACATCAAGTGGAGACAAAGAGAAAAGCTATTCAAGATTATTTTGATATGACATGCAATAAATTATATTGa
- the uig-1 gene encoding PH domain-containing protein (Confirmed by transcript evidence), translating into MLLIVKQRGANYVCKDYIMCSNLMLNEWICPEEPLSFQVLSFDNPRAQYVFMASSMEQKRTWMQELKRMMLDHYSVEIPEKTKQLMLSIDNTRIVPFGRPEFAEVSMKNHKKVPKYLEKRRKSVDAKEESNRRRSLSASRLLGGSKTSISEPIKEEQKCTCHMNGGIYNGANPTTSKSIVHITEPNSAAVMSSRSRYQQARNRRLPPRHNQESRSTSSRRMGEEEIDRTFDQLYEELVSFGDSTKPTVTSNRSQRLRSEAPQSTVTTITVAATPATATLSIAECANTRLRSKSLTRLDEYEAEPISLKPSIERRYSKVDQLKKRSRKYQVNQEPEAADVLRPSVGRFSLTDHEIIIHGEEPYKRSSGRQRTPLTAQQTAELDDYFPSSNSMNSAPQTCSSSATPSLMSIIRQYENA; encoded by the exons ATGTTGTTAATTGTAAAGCAACGTGGGGCGAACTATGTTTGCAAGGACTATATTATG tGTTCGAATTTAATGTTGAATGAATGGATTTGCCCAGAAGAACCACTAAGTTTCCAAGTCTTATCATTTGACAATCCACGTGCCCAATATGTTTTCATGGCGTCTTCAATGGAGCAGAAAAGAACTTGGATGCAAGAATTGAAACGAATGATGTTAGATCATTATTCCGTAGAGATTCCTGAGAAAACGAAGCAATTGATGTTAAGTATAGATAACACAAGAATTGTTCCATTTGGAAGACCAGAATTCGCTGAGGTATCGATGAAGAAtcacaaaaaagttccaaaatatctggaaaaacgaagaaagtCTGTTGATGCAAAAGAAGAGAGCAATAGAAGAAGAAGTTTATCAGCATCCAGGTTACTTGGAGGCagcaaaacttcaatttcggAGCCAATTAAAGAAGAACAAAAGTGCACGTGTCACATGAATGGAGGCATTTATAATGGAGCAAATCCGACAACATCAAAATCAATT GTTCATATCACTGAACCGAACTCTGCAGCAGTAATGTCTTCGAGGAGCAGGTACCAACAGGCAAGAAATCGTCGACTACCGCCTCGTCATAATCAGGAG TCACGATCCACATCCAGTCGTCGCATGGGGGAAGAAGAAATTGATCGGACATTTGATCAGTTATACGAAGAGTTAGTGTCGTTTGGGGATTCTACAAAG cCAACAGTTACGTCGAACCGCAGCCAACGCCTTAGATCGGAGGCACCGCAGAGTACTGTAACTACCATAACTGTAGCTGCAACACCTGCAACTGCAACTCTGTCAATAGCCGAATGTGCA AATACACGTTTACGATCGAAATCTTTGACTCGACTTGATGAATATGAGGCTGAACCTATTTCTTTGAAACC AAGCATTGAAAGACGATATTCAAAAGTAGACCAACTGAAAAAGCGATCAAGAAAATATCAAGTGAATCAGGAACCAGAAGCTGCTGATGTATTGCGTCCCAGTGTTGGTAGATTCTCTCTAACTGATCATGAGATTATAATTCACGGagag gaaccGTACAAGCGAAGTTCCGGACGACAACGTACCCCATTAACCGCTCAACAAACCGCTGAGCTTGACGATTACTTTCCATCATCGAATTCAATGAATTCAGCTCCACAGACATGTTCCAGCAGTGCAACTCCATCTTTAATGTCTATAATACGACAATACGAGAATGCTTAG
- the uig-1 gene encoding PH domain-containing protein (Confirmed by transcript evidence), producing MSSVTTDRSTEEETARLSFVSSSTGYSSARSSLRSSDGGDESNNNSAGNRDSAISNTFSLSSQSSARRSALLTKGSLTHLDRIAIELLDTERTYVEDLNAVIKGYMDFLVEDREKLKVTLDAISSLFGCIERIFAFNKQLYNQLDAADLDCVKMSRCFVESSGKFEDYIEYCTNYHRMMSTLYHLQQQPLVARALQERQLALNHSLQLSAYLLKPVQRILKYHLFLENILKNMPSTTHPEELIQVKRAHEVMTSQAARINDEKKKAEHIERVGQLQSTLQKWKADEIQISNLSAYGDLLLEATFRQAGSKTTRLLFLFEEMLLIVKQRGANYVCKDYIMCSNLMLNEWICPEEPLSFQVLSFDNPRAQYVFMASSMEQKRTWMQELKRMMLDHYSVEIPEKTKQLMLSIDNTRIVPFGRPEFAEVSMKNHKKVPKYLEKRRKSVDAKEESNRRRSLSASRLLGGSKTSISEPIKEEQKCTCHMNGGIYNGANPTTSKSIISHPSLTYQQSHPTQSTDPNYCRPPVCRTQSAATIDLNQVHITEPNSAAVMSSRSRYQQARNRRLPPRHNQESRSTSSRRMGEEEIDRTFDQLYEELVSFGDSTKPTVTSNRSQRLRSEAPQSTVTTITVAATPATATLSIAECANTRLRSKSLTRLDEYEAEPISLKPSIERRYSKVDQLKKRSRKYQVNQEPEAADVLRPSVGRFSLTDHEIIIHGEEPYKRSSGRQRTPLTAQQTAELDDYFPSSNSMNSAPQTCSSSATPSLMSIIRQYENA from the exons ATGTCTTCGGTAACAACCGATCGATCCACGGAAGAG GAGACGGCTCGTTTGTCATTTGTCTCCTCTTCTACTGGATACAGTAGTGCTAGATCTTCACTTAGAAGCTCTGACGGTGGAGATGAATCTAACAACAATTCTGCTGGTAACCGTGACAGCGCTATATCAAACACATTTTCCTTATCTTCCCAATCGTCTGCCCGAAGGTCAGCTCTTCTCACAAAAGGATCCCTCACACATCTGGATCGGATTGCAATTGAACTTTTGGACACTGAACGGACGTATGTGGAAGATCTAAATGCAGTTATCAAAGGGTACATGGACTTTTTGGTTGAAGATCGAGAAAAACTCAAAGTCACACTTGATGCAATATCGTCCCTTTTTGGTTGCATTGAAAGGATTTTCGCGTTTAACAAACAGCTGTACAATCAATTGGATGCTGCAGATTTGGATTGTGTGAAA atgagcaGATGCTTCGTGGAAagctctggaaaatttgaagattacATTGAATACTGCACAAATTACCATCGAATGATGTCTACCCTCTATCATTTACAGCAGCAACCTCTTGTGGCAAGAGCTTTACAGGAACGGCAACTGGCTTTAAATCATTCTCTGCAATTGTCAGCGTACCTGCTGAAACCAGTTCAACGAATTCTTAAAtatcatttatttttggagaatattttgaagaatatGCCATCTACAACACACCCAGAAGAATTGATTCAAGTGAAAAGAGCGCATGaagtgatgacgtcacaagCAGCACGAATTaatgatgaaaaaaagaaagcagAGCACATTGAAAGGGTTGGACAGTTACAGTCTACTCTACAAAAGTGGAAAGCTGATGAG AttcaaatcagcaatttgtcTGCATATGGCGATCTACTGTTGGAAGCAACTTTCCGTCAAGCAGGTTCCAAGACAACACGCCTATTGTTCCTGTTTGAGGAAATGTTGTTAATTGTAAAGCAACGTGGGGCGAACTATGTTTGCAAGGACTATATTATG tGTTCGAATTTAATGTTGAATGAATGGATTTGCCCAGAAGAACCACTAAGTTTCCAAGTCTTATCATTTGACAATCCACGTGCCCAATATGTTTTCATGGCGTCTTCAATGGAGCAGAAAAGAACTTGGATGCAAGAATTGAAACGAATGATGTTAGATCATTATTCCGTAGAGATTCCTGAGAAAACGAAGCAATTGATGTTAAGTATAGATAACACAAGAATTGTTCCATTTGGAAGACCAGAATTCGCTGAGGTATCGATGAAGAAtcacaaaaaagttccaaaatatctggaaaaacgaagaaagtCTGTTGATGCAAAAGAAGAGAGCAATAGAAGAAGAAGTTTATCAGCATCCAGGTTACTTGGAGGCagcaaaacttcaatttcggAGCCAATTAAAGAAGAACAAAAGTGCACGTGTCACATGAATGGAGGCATTTATAATGGAGCAAATCCGACAACATCAAAATCAATT ATATCACATCCATCTCTAACCTATCAACAATCTCATCCAACCCAATCAACTGATCCTAACTACTGCCGACCTCCAGTATGTCGAACGCAATCAGCTGCAACTATTGATCTCAATCAG GTTCATATCACTGAACCGAACTCTGCAGCAGTAATGTCTTCGAGGAGCAGGTACCAACAGGCAAGAAATCGTCGACTACCGCCTCGTCATAATCAGGAG TCACGATCCACATCCAGTCGTCGCATGGGGGAAGAAGAAATTGATCGGACATTTGATCAGTTATACGAAGAGTTAGTGTCGTTTGGGGATTCTACAAAG cCAACAGTTACGTCGAACCGCAGCCAACGCCTTAGATCGGAGGCACCGCAGAGTACTGTAACTACCATAACTGTAGCTGCAACACCTGCAACTGCAACTCTGTCAATAGCCGAATGTGCA AATACACGTTTACGATCGAAATCTTTGACTCGACTTGATGAATATGAGGCTGAACCTATTTCTTTGAAACC AAGCATTGAAAGACGATATTCAAAAGTAGACCAACTGAAAAAGCGATCAAGAAAATATCAAGTGAATCAGGAACCAGAAGCTGCTGATGTATTGCGTCCCAGTGTTGGTAGATTCTCTCTAACTGATCATGAGATTATAATTCACGGagag gaaccGTACAAGCGAAGTTCCGGACGACAACGTACCCCATTAACCGCTCAACAAACCGCTGAGCTTGACGATTACTTTCCATCATCGAATTCAATGAATTCAGCTCCACAGACATGTTCCAGCAGTGCAACTCCATCTTTAATGTCTATAATACGACAATACGAGAATGCTTAG
- the uig-1 gene encoding PH domain-containing protein (Confirmed by transcript evidence), which produces MSSRSRYQQARNRRLPPRHNQESRSTSSRRMGEEEIDRTFDQLYEELVSFGDSTKPTVTSNRSQRLRSEAPQSTVTTITVAATPATATLSIAECANTRLRSKSLTRLDEYEAEPISLKPSIERRYSKVDQLKKRSRKYQVNQEPEAADVLRPSVGRFSLTDHEIIIHGEEPYKRSSGRQRTPLTAQQTAELDDYFPSSNSMNSAPQTCSSSATPSLMSIIRQYENA; this is translated from the exons ATGTCTTCGAGGAGCAGGTACCAACAGGCAAGAAATCGTCGACTACCGCCTCGTCATAATCAGGAG TCACGATCCACATCCAGTCGTCGCATGGGGGAAGAAGAAATTGATCGGACATTTGATCAGTTATACGAAGAGTTAGTGTCGTTTGGGGATTCTACAAAG cCAACAGTTACGTCGAACCGCAGCCAACGCCTTAGATCGGAGGCACCGCAGAGTACTGTAACTACCATAACTGTAGCTGCAACACCTGCAACTGCAACTCTGTCAATAGCCGAATGTGCA AATACACGTTTACGATCGAAATCTTTGACTCGACTTGATGAATATGAGGCTGAACCTATTTCTTTGAAACC AAGCATTGAAAGACGATATTCAAAAGTAGACCAACTGAAAAAGCGATCAAGAAAATATCAAGTGAATCAGGAACCAGAAGCTGCTGATGTATTGCGTCCCAGTGTTGGTAGATTCTCTCTAACTGATCATGAGATTATAATTCACGGagag gaaccGTACAAGCGAAGTTCCGGACGACAACGTACCCCATTAACCGCTCAACAAACCGCTGAGCTTGACGATTACTTTCCATCATCGAATTCAATGAATTCAGCTCCACAGACATGTTCCAGCAGTGCAACTCCATCTTTAATGTCTATAATACGACAATACGAGAATGCTTAG
- the uig-1 gene encoding PH domain-containing protein (Confirmed by transcript evidence), with translation MNSAPQTCSSSATPSLMSIIRQYENA, from the coding sequence ATGAATTCAGCTCCACAGACATGTTCCAGCAGTGCAACTCCATCTTTAATGTCTATAATACGACAATACGAGAATGCTTAG
- the F32F2.4 gene encoding HutD family protein (Confirmed by transcript evidence) produces MKTYWARGLSNDKTWKLSGSSGQIHSFNIKFEH; encoded by the coding sequence ATGAAAACATATTGGGCACGTGGATTGTCAAATGATAAGACTTGGAAACTTAGTGGTTCTTCTGGGCAAATCCATTCATTCAACATTAAATTCGAACactga